The following DNA comes from Myxococcales bacterium.
CTGCGCTCCGGCGCCGCCAAAGGCCGCGTGTTTGCCCGCCGTCACACCCTGAAAATCGATCGACACGAGCGCGTCGGGACCGCCGGTGGCGCTCAGTGATTGGCCGTGCACCTCTGTCGTGCCCGCGAAGTGGCCGACGGACACGCTGCCCGTGCCGAACGGCGCGTTGTCGCGCTGCATCTGATCGCCGGGACCCGCGATGGAGAACGACGTGGCGCTCATGCCGCCGTCGGGAGTTGGCAAGACCCGCGCGACCACGCCGGCGAAGCCATTGCTTGCAGCTTCGGTCGAAATCTGCCCGGCGATGTTCACGTCCTTGGTGAACATGCCCACCAACTCGAGCTCGTCGTTGCCGTCGATCACGACGCTGGAGAGGTAGAAGGCGCCGTTCGGCGAAGGAAAGCTGCGGCGGTTCAGCTCCGGCGCGCTCGCGCTCGCAAACTCTGCGACGAACCCCTCCTTGCCGGCGTTGCGGTAGCCCGACACGTAGAGGTGCTCACTGCTCGGGCTGATGGCGATGTGGGACACGAACTGGTCCGAGGGGCTCTTGCCGAGATGGGTCGAGACCAGCTTGGGGGCGGGGGAGCCGGCGTCGGCGCCGCCGAGGCCCGCGTCGCTGGCAGCCGTTCCGCCCGTGTTTCCCGCACCGCCATTCCCGCCTGCTCCAGCCTGTCCCGCTGCGCCGCCGGACCCGCCGGTCGGCGGGCTCGAGTGGTTGCGCGCGGTGGACGAACAATGGCTGACCGCCAGCCCGAGCGTGGGCAGCGCGAGCAGCGACGCAAACACGGACGCGCTCGCCTGAACGGAGCGACCGACAGTTTCGAGGTCGACGGCATTCGGCCCCAGGGTATCACGGCGCTCGTGCAGCGCTCCTCGGTGCTCGAAGTCCCCGCGCATTGTTCGCGCCTGCGCGCCTCAGCGCGCGGCGCGGGCGGCTCAGCCGGCTGTCGGCGTCGTCGCACGGCTAGGCGCCAGCGAGCTTGTCGAGCGCGCGCAGGAGCACTTCGAGGCTTGGATGATCCCCAGCCACCTGGCTCAGGTGCGAAAAGACGATGTTGCCCGATCCGTCCACGAGCAGCACTCCGCCCTGCTGCAGAGGGTCACCTTGCGTCCGCTTCTGGCGGAAACCCTTGGACCAGGCCCGAGCGGCATTCGCCAGCACGCGTGGATTGAAGGTCGACCGCAGCCCGTCGCGCATGCCGAGCGCGCGATACACGGCACGTGCGGGGTCAGTGAAGACTCGCCCGGTCAGGTCCTGATCCGCGGCGAAGCCCGCCTGCGCGGGGCTACCGTTGCCGATGATGGCGAGCTCGGCACCGCGGCGCTCGATTTCGGGAGTGCGCCGCGCAACTGCGCGGCCTGCTCGTGGCAAAGCAGTCAGCCAAAGTGGCGCACGAAAGACAGCACGATCGGCCCGTTCGCCCACAAGGACTGGAGCGCGACCCGTTCGCCGGAGGGGCGGTGCAGCAGGAGCTCGGTCGGCATGACGGGGACGGACATGCTGGCAGACTTAACATCGGTGGACTCGGACCGCACTCTCAGCTTTCGCTGCTGAGCGCACGGGCGATCCGCCGGTGCGCCGCGGGTAACGCGAGAGTGTCGAGCTCTGCGAGCCGTTTCCAGGCGAGCCCGTCGCCGCGGGCGCGCCGCTCACACGAGCACGCGATCACCTCCAGCACGATCCTGAATCGCGTCACCGAGTGGGTGACGGAGAGCAGGTCACGGTCCGCCGTCACAACCTGGCCGGTGTGCTCGTGCACGGCTCGGAGCGCGGCGGCGCTTGCCGACTCACCGGCGCGGAGCTCGGTGTTCGGAAACTGCCACATGCCTGCCCAGCGCGGGGCGTCCGCGGCCGCTCGCATGACGAGGAAGCACCCACGATGGCTCACCACCGCAGCCGCCGCCCGCACTTCGGTGACCGCGACACGGCGCGCGAGCTCTGGCAGCTCGGTCTGGCGCCCGAGCGCCCGGGCCACACAAGGCTGACGCCACGGGCAGAGCTCACAGCGTGGCGATTTGGGCGTGCACACCGTCGCACCGAGCTCCATCAGGGCTTGGTTGAAGGTCCCCGGATCGCGCTCGGGAACGAGCGCGGCGGCGCGGCGCCAGAGCTCGGATTTCAGCGGTGCGCGCGCAGGATCTCCCGCGAGCCCGAACAAGCGGCAGAGCACCCGCACGACGTTGCCATCCACGATTGCCGCCTGCGCACCGAAAGCAATGCTGGCGATGGCGCCGGCGGTGTAGGGACCGACGCCGGGCAGCGAACGGAGCGCCTCGACGCTCGACGGGACGCGCCCAGCGTGCT
Coding sequences within:
- the mutY gene encoding A/G-specific adenine glycosylase, translating into MASAGKTTSKRSADAARPSKLATELCAWYRKHARDLPWRSSRDPYTIWVSEVMLQQTRVATVIPYFETWMRRFPDVERLAQADEHDVLHAWQGLGYYSRARSLRAGAQAVMAEHAGRVPSSVEALRSLPGVGPYTAGAIASIAFGAQAAIVDGNVVRVLCRLFGLAGDPARAPLKSELWRRAAALVPERDPGTFNQALMELGATVCTPKSPRCELCPWRQPCVARALGRQTELPELARRVAVTEVRAAAAVVSHRGCFLVMRAAADAPRWAGMWQFPNTELRAGESASAAALRAVHEHTGQVVTADRDLLSVTHSVTRFRIVLEVIACSCERRARGDGLAWKRLAELDTLALPAAHRRIARALSSES
- a CDS encoding AhpC/TSA family protein translates to MPRAGRAVARRTPEIERRGAELAIIGNGSPAQAGFAADQDLTGRVFTDPARAVYRALGMRDGLRSTFNPRVLANAARAWSKGFRQKRTQGDPLQQGGVLLVDGSGNIVFSHLSQVAGDHPSLEVLLRALDKLAGA